The genomic stretch cagcctcctttgcaggtAGGTACAAGTACATGACTGAGCTCTACGAAACAGAATGTGATGGGAACCGTgtaccccacccccaggcctggccaggaGAGTCTCCCATGCAATTTGTCCTGCCTTTTCTCCCTGCTCATCCTCTGCTAGCCCAATGCAGGCCACCAAATGGAGAGCCTTCAAGCTCTCCAGGGATGGAGAACCACTGGGAGGGAGTAGCCTGGGTCCCTGTGTGACTGCGTGGAGCAGAGCCCCCACCCACTTGCACTGCACTGTCATGAACAAGACCTGCGCATTGATCGGATTAGGCCAGTACAATTGGTTACAGTAGTTCATGTGTCCTGATTAATAAAGGATATTTACACCGGCGGTGAACCTCTAAAGCCAAAATCTAAGAATTATTCTTGGGAGCACAGTTCCTGAAACAGAGCATGTATGTGTTAACAGTTGCTGAACAAATCAAGCAACAAGTGACTGCTCTTTGTGCTTTCAAAGTCATGTCTGCCCAGGGATATGGCCTGGAGGGGAACACGAAAAATGTACATTTGGTTTGTTAGGGTGGCGGGGACGGGGGTGAGAGTTTTCCTGTTATTCTCGGGATACGGTTGTTTTGCAATAAACCCATAGGAAATGTGGAGGCCGCCTCTCCCACGTTGTATGTGGCATGTTTAAAAGCACCTACATTCACAGCTTTCTAGAGAGATGCTTCTTTGCGAGCCAGAGCTTCTTTCTCCTAAAGCAGCGGGATCCAGCACCCGGGCAGCCTCCTTCCAGCAGCACTTCTCTCCAAATCCACCCTGCTCCCCACTCTGCACAGAGccctccagccctgcctcccctgGGAAAGACGCAACACCACCACAAACATCCTCTATAGCTTTCAAGGCCCAGTCCAGACGTCACCAGTCCAGAATTTCGCATCCTTCGTGTCCCCAGATTCACCTCctatttaaagtcattttgccTTTGATCCTGCCTTCTTGTTTTCAGATATATGTTGCACTTCTGTTGCATCTTCTTCCTGCAAATGCTGGGAGCGAAAGACATACAGCCAGACCAGGCGCCACGTGTATATCTGgagggttttctttctctttcctctggccCCGGGTCAGCCCACTGGGAAGGAGTGGACCAACTGGTACACACTCAGGGGCAGGGTGCAACCACAATCAGATAGCTGGCCACACCACCATGGTGAGTGCTCACCAGATACCTTGGGGGACCAGGAATGCGGGTGAAGACAGCCAGAAGGGCGGCACCTGTGGTTGGCCATGGTAAGATAGTCTACCTTCCTACCTGTGACCAGAACCGCTTGAGCAGCTGTAGACAGCTCCCTGGGGACCAAGACCACAGGGCACTAAGGCAATGTCTCACCTGCAGCCAGCCCCCACCAGTTCCAGGAAGGAACAATCAGACTCCCATGACCCAAAGGCTTTTGCCAAAGGCAGATTCTGAAACACAGCCACCTATGAGGTGACCTCACCTACACACCAAATGGCAGCTGCTCCCCACAGATATTTCTGccaccccactccctgccctgctctcagtgtgagaagaggaagagggtggGAGAGGTGGCTGTGTACCTGTGATTCTCCTGCTAATTTCTGTCCCCCTAAGGACATGACCAGAATAACTGAAGGCCAGGGGATTTGTTTTCCTGACAGGCAGCAAATGCTGTTTAGGAGGCTGAAAATTGGCACTGTCTTAGGCTATAGTCATGGGTCCTGGCCTCAGAAGTCTCGCGAGGAGTAGAAAAGAGGGGCAAGAATTTAGAGAAGAGGGCAGCCCCCAAGACGTCACAAAGGGATCTACGTGTCCTCCCCACTTCCTGACCCTCTTGCTGTAAGCAGGGTAGTCAGGTCTGTTTTATGAATGAGGAGATTGAATGTAACGGGCTTGTTGTAAGGGTGTACCAGTTAGGACATGGACAGAGCTGTGTAACAAAGAACCCCAGAACAGACAATGGCTTGTTTTCCTCCATCTACTGCTTTCACCCGTGCCTGGTAGAATCTGCCTTCACCATCCCTTTCTGATGTTTCAGGGATGATCCCCAGAGCTTCTCAgtcattttcttatataaaaagaGGTCCATTCTGGTAATTAAGATGCATTTTCTGCTATCTTTCAGTCAGACAGGACCTGGAGTGTCATACCTCTCAACAATACAGGGCTCCGGTCACCTCTCATTCTCAACTTTGTGGTTTTAGCAGAATTCTTGAGACAACCAGAAAAGTCCCATTGGACATGTTGATACGTGCATGCATTCCCTGGAAGCTTCTGGGCCTTCCTGCATTCCGACGTGGACAGGCTCTCCATGCACGGGTTCTGCTCTAAGGGTTTTGCAGGACACGGTTGTCTTGTCCCCGTCTTGCAGGCAGGAACTTTGTCCGGGTGGGGTTAAAACATGTGCTCTGACcacacagggagaaggagaggattCAAACCGTGGCCACCACTGGCTTGGAACGTGCACCTGGAACAATGGCCTCCCCCAGGCGACTGTGCAGAATCCCTCCTGTATCTCTGCCTCCCCATCTCTCTTGGCACCTCTGGCACCAACCCCGGCTGTTTTCCCCAAATGCCCCTCGGTCCTCCCTGCCCCATTCTCGGTCCCTGATCACTGGTCCTCTCCAGAAACACTTCTGGGGCCCAGAAGTGGTGAGCACTTCTGCACCCCAACACAGCCTTCCTCCCCGTCCCCTCCGGTGGCAGGCACATACTTCCTCTACATTTGCTCACACTCTGCATATATGCTGCTCTGGTGGTTTTCACAGGGCTGTCCCCTGAATTCCAGGGGTGGGGAAAGTGGCCCAAGTCTGTCCTTGTTCTATCCCTCAGATCCCCGACCCTTTCTCTCACGTCACTCTCTGGTCCAGACCCCTGACCTCTGCCCAGGCTGCTCCCCATCCTCaggtcccccaccccaccaatcCGTCACCCTCATTGCTCCCAGGGACCATTCTCAAGCATAAGTCCAGGGGTGTCACTCATTTGAAAGCTCCCTCCTGCCTGTACCTAGGTGAGCGTTGACGCCCTCACAACTCAGACCCAACCTCCCTTACCGTTGATTGTCTTTACCCCCTTCTCTATACATACAGCACCCAGACTAGTGGATCTCAGGCTTTGGGGAGCATGAGAACCACCGGGGGGCACGGGGCTTGTGAATTGTAGTCCTAGGCCCCCCTCTCAGAGATTCTAACCCCGCTGGTTTAGGGACCTGGAACCTACCTGTGTAACCAGGTGACCTGAGAGGCTCTGCTGAGGACTTTAAACTTGCCACGTTTCAGCCTCCGGGCCCttgctcatgctgttccttctacctatctacctatccGAGCCCCCAAGTCCTACCTCTGGTgacacctcctccaggcagccttccccAGACCCTGTGTGTATCCCGACGGCACTCTGCCCCTCTGTTATAGCCCTTAGGACCATCTGCCGTATGTGGCATTATTTACACACCACCCACTTTCCCCACTGACCCTGGAGCTGCTGTTGGAAGCAGGAACCATCTCATTCATCCATCCCAAGCCCCAGGCAGAACCCCGTACAGGTGCTAATACCAGCAGGGGAGGGGGTGTGAGCCAGGGGAAAAAGAGGCTCCAAACCTTGTTGAGggcccctgtcccccacccccactgctgaGGCACCAAACTGCTGGGGATCCCTCAGCAGACACATCTGGCTTAAAAAGGAAATACGCTGTTTCATGACTTAACTCTTTATTTTTAGCTCCATTGACTCATCCCCACCGGAGGGGCTCTGTTCTCTGGGGCGCTCACAGAGGAGGCCGCCCGCCTGCCTGCCTGTTCTCAGGCCACGCGGTGAGGAGAGGGGCAGGGGCGGGCTGCCCTGCCTGCACTCTGGGGCCAAGGCCTGGCTGAATCACCAGGGGGCGGTGATCCCCACCCACCTGTCCCTCCAAATTATCTGGCCTCAAGGTGCCCGGCACACACCTGCAGGGGCAGCTGGCAGACGGTGGCATCGGTCACATCCCATCTGAGGGGCAGGAAGACGTGATCAAGGAGTTGTTTTCCCAGGTCTCACCTCTCCTTCCTGCCCAcaccccctctcccccgccccccacacacacatacacactctggCCGTAGGGTTGCCCAGGTACTCCAGCACCAGCCTGGCGGTGTCCTCCCATAACCCTGTCCAAGGGGCAGAGCTGTGGGCAGAAGAACTAACTGCTTCCCAGGCTGTGTGGCCCCTTTGCTGGGAGGCTATGGGGAGCATTTCTAGGGCTGAGATCAGTGCACAGACCGGGGACCGTGCGACCGCACTCCCCTTCGCCCTGCCCCCATCCGGTGCCCCTTCCCTACTCACTGCTGCCCCTAAACACACAAGGAAATGActgctcccccagccccctcTTCTGACCCTATCTCACCGCTTGCTACCCTTTTTCAGTGTGTATAACCcacttgtctatttctttctcaaaacatATATGccatacagaaataattaaaaagtccACAAAAACAGACCTGTGACAATAGACTGGCCCTGGGGACCGTGTTACCGATGATGGGGAAAGAGCAGCAGTGGGAGAAGACGGGTTTGCTCGAAAGCACTCGGAATAGCTCTGGACGAGACACAAGAAATGGGTCCCACCGTCTGCATTTGGGGAAGGGGTTAGATGGCTGCGGGGAGCGGTGGGGGCCAGGCTCACTTGTCACAGGATGCCCCTCTGTGCTTTTCAAGGAGGAgcgggaggagaaggaaggggcagAAATCAGGGGCATTCCCAAGACCCCAGTTCAGGTTCAGGGGTCCCGTCAGGGTCAGTCGTGCGCGAAAAGCACTCCAAACTCACTAACAGCGGTTATGCTCACAGTTTATCACAGCGAAAGGACAGATTAAAATCAGCCCAGGGCAGAGACTCCCAGGGCAGAGCCTAGGGAAATTCCGAGCATGGAGCTCCAGTCGTCCTATCCCAGGGGAGCCTTGGATGGCATCAGCCCCTCCCCGTGACACGCACGGCGTATCACCACCAGGGAAGCCCCCCGAAGCCTCGGCATCCAGAGTTTTCATCGGGTTCCACTCCCCGGACACAGTTGACCAACCACGTGTCTGGCCTTCGGTCTCCAGCCCCCAGAGGTAGAGTGGATACTGCATGGCCCAAAGTCCCCATCATGTCACAGGGTTAGACTGTCTGATGAGGCCCAAGGTCCCAGGTACACAAGGACACATTTATCCGGCAGGACGGTCCAAGGGCGTGGAGCTCCCGTCCCAGAGCCAAGGGCATGCAGCAACGGGGCAAAAGTGCCAGCTTCTCCTGCAGGTCACCAGGCATCAAGGTGGgaagtgggagagacagacatgaGGGTTTGTCCTCATGGGTCAGGCTTGACCGTcccctgtcccccccaccccccaccaccactttcCTTCCCAACAGCCAGGCTCCCGTGGGCTCCCTCACTGCCAGGCTCACTCTCTCAGTGAATCTCATCCCAGGGGGCTGCTCTGGGGGAAACCAAGGCAGCTGCCTTCACTTATTCTTATCCCTCTGGGAGGCAAGAGGAGGCTGAGATGGGGGTGGCTTTTGGTGGCAGGGCTGGCTGTGATGTGGTCACATCTGTCCTTGTGCTCCACCCACCCAACCCCTCTGGCTCATCCCCGCATCTTCCtacaaacatttataaagaattGAAAGCATAGAACGTCTTAAAGCAAGACCCACCCCCAGGATCACTCACTCTCACAGGGGACCCCAGAACTTGGTGACACACAGGCAGTGGTGGATGTGGGACGTGACCAGGACAGCTTTGGTCACTCTGGGTGGGGCACGGTCGACCTCTACCCTGTGTGTGGGACACGGGGGTCCTCTGCCTGCCCTGCTCCACCCCACCACCTCCCGTGGCCTCAGGACAGGACGTGTGTGGGACAGTGTCTTCCTGGACAAGGGGGCCCTTCATACCCGGTGCTTTGAGGTCAGTGGCCACTGGAGGCCCTAGTCTTCCTTGGGTTTGCGGGGTTGCCGCCGGGCCAGTCTGTAGTCAATGTAGGTCCCAAGGCAGGACCACAGAATGAAGCGCGCTAGCAGCACGATGACCAGCAGGACCATGAGGGGGTCGGGGCCTGTGCCTTCTCCCAACCAGGCGGCCATGCCGAAGGTGGGTGGCCTCACAGAGCAGAAACGATGTGTAGCTCAGAGCGCGGCTGGGCCCTGGGTTCCAGGGCAGACTGTGCCGAGGGCCCAACGTGCAgccaggggcctgggctgggagctCGGTCCAGCCGGGGGTCTCCGAGGCCCACGCCCACTCTTAGGGATGAATCTGTCCTCTCCACAGCCCCTGAGCAGGCCAGACTCTACTCCGGGGCCTCCCTGGCATGTGAGAGGACAGCTCGGGAAAGGCTAGAGGCCTCCTTGGTCAAGAGGCCCGTGCACCATTCATGCAGAATGAACCACTCTCTGGGCCCACAATGGCCACATTGTCGAGAGGCCTGGGGCGGGCGGCCGTGAGCCTCTCCCCCTGCTTGCCAGCGCTGACGTAATCTGCAAACGTCTCCGGCGGCAGCTGCTGGGCGAAGCTGGCCACCTTCTCCGGCTCTTTCAGCCGCCCACGCCGCTCTTCCGGCCCCGCGAGACAATCGGGCCCTTTCTCTCCCCAATTAGCTATCACTCAGGAGGCTGGTGCTGTCCAGCGGCCCCGTGGTCTGTGCCGCAGCAGCGGGcccaggatggggtgggggcagggaggcttGGCGGGATCTGGGGCCACAGTGGGGGGGCAAGGAGGGAGCTCTgcaaatgaaaaggggaaggagagacgGGGAGAAGATGAGAACAGTCCACTCAGAGCCCAGAGGGACCTCAGACGTGGCTCAAGTAGTACGTGGTGCCCAAATCCCACTCCCGCCTGTGACAGCGAGGGGGTCAGCGCAGGCTGTGATGAGATGGCCTAGAAATGGGCTCCCAGCACCTCCTCCCAGCCCACCCACCCCAGAGGACCACGCCCTGGCACGGACAGGACTGTCCTAGAGGGTCCCCTCCCATCACTCACAGTGACCCTCTTCCCCAAGCCAGATCGCACTGCAGACTCGctgagtgaccctgggcaagctACTCAACCTCTCGGGGCCATGGGCTCCTTATTAGAAAGTAAGGTGAGCGATGGATGTCTGCTTTGAAGGTCCCTGGAGAGGATTACGGCGGAGAGTGTTCACACGAGGACCAGCCCCGGGGCCTGGGCACAGAATCGCCGACCACCTTCCTCTCCCACAAAGAGGAGTCCCCGAGAAATATCTGCACACCATTTAGGACATAACGGCGTCTGCCCATGCTTCTctgcctcacacacacacacacacacacacgagcacacacacgagcacacacgtccacatgcacacatgcatgcattgCACGctcacacaagcacacacacgcatgtacacacatgtatgaACGCACattcctgcacacacacacgtgcacatgcccCTCTGCAGACTCTGCCCTGCCCTCAAGGTCATCTCTGGCCTTTCACAGCCAAGCTCTGCACCAGTGAAGAGAcagcctgggccccacccccaactACAATCCTATGTGCCCATGAGGCAAAGGGGCAGTTGGAGCTCCCGGGCCCCAGAAGAGGACGGGAGGCCTCTGGGTCCCTGGTCCTGGGCGCCCAACCACGTTCTCACCAGGAAGTGCTCCCACCCACGGGTACCTGAGCCTGAGAGAACGTGAAGGGGCCTCCAGAGCTGCGGGCCCCCTGAAGCAGCTCTGAACTTTCTTTACCTACGTAATGACAGTGTGCTGCGACCCAGCCCTTCCAGAAGATTCTAAGGAGTACGTGCAATGGCGTTGACAGGGAGCACAGCCTGGGCAGTGGAACAGGATGACCCACTCATGTGTGGTTTTCGTAGTGATAGTCCCAGCGCCCGTGTGGGGTGCCCACCGCACCCCTCGCACAGCCGGCGGCCATCACCCGCTGACGAGCCGTCTGGAGTGCGCCCAGCCCTGCTTTGCTCTCTGGGAGGCAATGGCTTTTTCTGCCTCTGTCCACAGAGAGAGGCCCCGGGCCGTGACCCTGGCCAGGTGATCCCACACACTGGCTGGACGCTGTCTGTTAGGTGACATGTAGCTCTGGGTTTACTTGCCATGCGCAGAGGTTTGAGGCTCACTTGAAACACATGTGAGAAGTTAGATCGTAGGGGCCCCACGTGGAGTCAGTAATCACAAAGCACGCTCGCGGGGACGTGGCTGTTGACAGGGCTTCCAGAATGTTACAGAAAGCCCTCCGCGGTGTTCACCAGGCTCTTTCCTTGAGGTACCCACCTGCCTAGAGAGTGAAGTTCCTAGAGGGAAGCAGCCATGAacttggggagggaggagaggccaATTCCTAGGTGGAGATTTTGCTTACCTGAGAGGTCAGCGTCTTCGGGTGGGTGTCCAGGGGGAGCCTGAGGCACTGGGTTCACGCTGATCCTCCGCCTCGCAGCCTGCAGCTCCAGATCTGGCCAGTATGAACAAGGTGGCCTTGGATAAATCCCTCTGTTTGCTGAGCACACAAAGGCAACAATGCCCCGTCACATGGCATCCACAGAACGGAGACTCTCGGGGTCACAGGGCCTACCCCGTCCTGTTCAGAGTCCCCAGCCCTCAGGAGGCGGCGAGACTGAGGTCAACATGTCCTTCAGGAAGGAAAGCGAATAGCCCCCCTGTCTCGGACAGTGTTACAGCTCTTCCCCAGGGCTGACCTCTCCTAAAAGAGGTCTGCCTGATGCAGGTGTGGGGACCTTAGGTGGATAAGGGGGCCATCACCCACAAGGAAAAGGTACCTAGGTGATAATAAGCACAGCTCATAAGCCAGCCCTTTGCAGGCGTCACTTACGC from Rhinolophus ferrumequinum isolate MPI-CBG mRhiFer1 chromosome 11, mRhiFer1_v1.p, whole genome shotgun sequence encodes the following:
- the SMIM38 gene encoding small integral membrane protein 38 — encoded protein: MAAWLGEGTGPDPLMVLLVIVLLARFILWSCLGTYIDYRLARRQPRKPKED